A genome region from Methanobacterium subterraneum includes the following:
- a CDS encoding zinc ribbon domain-containing protein, whose product MECPECGHENKTNVKFCKKCGKNLKKNYIERFNSQINLLAVFAGLAISTLILILCSFLYGSVAVSGAIDLTIYIGLVLVTMVFVGGITTGIVGCRDFEDGMINGLFMSLIALTILGFILGIILLITMGIAASIASALKPFASSTASQTPSYLNTASNSNSNSLEPLYTFLKGIIIIILVFVAGALGGSFGVFLKNGIKKARNRGA is encoded by the coding sequence TTGGAATGTCCTGAATGTGGTCATGAAAACAAGACCAATGTAAAGTTCTGCAAAAAATGCGGTAAAAATCTTAAGAAAAATTATATTGAGCGTTTTAACAGTCAAATAAATCTATTAGCTGTTTTTGCTGGTTTAGCAATTTCAACGTTAATATTGATATTATGCTCTTTTTTATATGGTTCAGTAGCTGTCTCCGGCGCCATAGATCTAACCATTTACATAGGCCTAGTTTTAGTAACCATGGTTTTTGTGGGCGGGATCACCACCGGTATAGTTGGATGTAGAGATTTTGAAGATGGAATGATAAATGGACTGTTCATGAGTTTAATTGCTTTAACAATTTTGGGATTTATCCTAGGCATTATATTATTAATAACAATGGGTATTGCAGCATCAATTGCCAGTGCCCTTAAACCATTTGCCAGTTCTACAGCTTCTCAAACACCATCTTATCTGAACACAGCCAGCAACAGTAATTCAAACTCTTTAGAACCTTTATACACATTCTTAAAAGGAATTATTATAATCATTCTAGTTTTTGTTGCAGGGGCCCTAGGAGGGTCCTTTGGAGTGTTCTTAAAAAATGGTATTAAAAAGGCAAGAAACAGGGGGGCTTAA